The DNA window TTTCCCTCGCCGCTTATCGCGACATCGTCTATCTTACCACATTATCTTCTCTCTGTCAACTGCTTTCTGTCTGGTATTTTGTGGTGTCTTTATTCGCTCCTCAAAGAAGCGACGTATGTTAATATACCACTTCTAAAAAAATATATCAACATTAAAATATGTCTATATAAATCAAAATAGACGAGATAATGCAGAAATTACCGCAATTTTCTCGTCTATTCTCCTTTTTACGACTTAAAGTTTTATCAAAGAACCGTCATCTTTCGCGGATTCTATTATTTTGTCTATCACTAACTGACTTTTATAAGCTTCATCAAAAGTTGGTGTTTCTTTATGTACTATTTTCCCCTCTACAATGTTTAAGAAGAAATTCATAAGGCTTGCTAAATGCATGTCTACCATAAATCCCAATGAATACTTAGGATCTGGATATATAGTTTCTAAGTATTTTGAAAATATACTTTTATTTTTATAAGCGCCAATCGTATATTGATTTTCATTTTTTACATATAGATGAGCATATCTGGGCTCCTTTGTAGATATTTTTATTGAACCTTTTGTACCATATATTAAAAATTGTGTTTCTTCCTCAATTTCTGCAGATATCCTCGATGTCTCAACAGTACCCCAAGCACCATTTTTCATGGTTATTCGCACTTCTGTCCAATCGTCTACGTCTACTTCTTCGTAATCGCCTACAGTCTTCGATACAGGCCTTTCTTTAAAATATGTCTTTGAGTTTGCTCGAACTTCATCTACTTCTCCTAACATAAATCGAACAGCATCAATAAGATGTATGCCCAGATCTATTATTGAACCGCCACCAGATGTATCAAAGCGCATTTTCCACGACATAGGTCTTTTCGGGTCCAAATATCCGGAGTGCAACATTAAAGCTTTAAAATTAAGCACATCTCCTATTTCACCATTTTTAATCATATCCCTTGCTTGGTTTATTGCAGGCATAAATCTGTACATCAAAGCTGCTTGATTTATTATATTTTTATCATTTGCCATGTTTGCCAGCTCTAACGCTTCTTCACCATTTAATCCAATAGGTTTTTCAAGGTACACATTCAAATTTCTTTTCATTACTTCGATGGCTTGTTGTTTGTGTAAGAAATTAGGAGTACATATATCAACAGCATTTAAGTTTTTATCTTCTAACAATTCGTCAACGGTTTTTACACCGCCTTCAAAAAAGTAAGGTATACCATTTATGTCATTTTTACATACTGAGCCGAATTTGATTTTAAATGGTAGGTTTTTAAAAATCAAAGGCATTGCAAAACATGCGGTAGCATGAATAGTCCCAATGTATCCCAAACCCACAAATCCTAATTTTATTTCCTTTGCCATAGCAAACACCCTTTCGTTAAAAATTACCATATTATCTATTTATAAATTATACTACATACCTGTATGATTATAAAATTCATCAGAAATCAAAAAGCGGAGGCAATCGCTCCGCATCAAAATTTTTAGTTTATTAAATCAACAGTATAGCTTAGATTATTGTCATTAACACCAATTTTAACTGTTGATGGATCTATTTCATTCCCAATAGAAAAACCTAAGTATGTATTTATATCTACTATCGGCGAAAAAGCATACAGTGTCTTCTTTGATTTTCCACTTGCTTCATCGACGATAAAAATATCACCTGTGTCATTCCTTTTTACAAAATAATAGGACTTTTTTCCAAAGATGTCTTTTGATATGTTTATTACATTTCCATCAACCTTGTAAAACTTTTTTTCGTCGATGTTGTATATGATGCTATCATTCTCATCTGCATCTTTTAAAAGTATGTTGTCATCTTTATACATTGCACTTCCTATTTTAAATCCGACATCATAATTATTTAAGCTTTTACCCGTTAGCACATCTCTTAAGGTAAATGTCTTATCTTCGTAAGCATACAAATTGTCATAATCTATGCATATCAAGTTGCCAGACGATATTTTGCTGTCATCTTTAAATATTCCATTGCCATCATAAAACACCTTTCCCATGTCATCAATACATACATTATTAGCATCAAATGGAAGGTTTTTAGCATATATTTTAAAATTGTCTAAATTTACAATATACGCTTTTGATGGTTTATCATCATCTAACAAAACTAAGTATTTTTCCAAGGGCGACCAATTGACATTTACTTTATCAATATCACCTGAATATATATTACGAAGTTCACCTGTATTAACATTTATTAAATATATTTCATCATCCGACAAACTATTGCCTCCTACCGCAAAATTTCCATAAGGACTGAATATAAATTTTGTCGATTTATTGCCTTGGAAATACTTTAAATTGATTTTTTCTGCATCTATTACCTTGTAAAACTTTTTGTTTCTAAATAGCACCAAAGCTTTTCCATCGTATATAAGAAGCTTGTCGTAATTTGCAAATACAATTTTCTTATAAGCATTGTCATCCGCATTTGAGTAAACAAAATTGTACTGAGGAAGATTGACTTCAGGAAGTCCGTAATACAATTTTTTATAATCTACTTCCATTTTATTAACTTCTTTGTTCTTTACTGTGTTTGCCGTTTTAACGCTATTTTCAACAGGTTTTGCTTTCCCACACGACACAAGAATTGCACATGCCAAAATAACTAACACAGCTATTTTTCTCATTATTGAACAACCTTTCGTTTTTTTATTAAATTATATGCCAAATCAA is part of the Thermoanaerobacterium sp. PSU-2 genome and encodes:
- a CDS encoding Gfo/Idh/MocA family oxidoreductase, translating into MAKEIKLGFVGLGYIGTIHATACFAMPLIFKNLPFKIKFGSVCKNDINGIPYFFEGGVKTVDELLEDKNLNAVDICTPNFLHKQQAIEVMKRNLNVYLEKPIGLNGEEALELANMANDKNIINQAALMYRFMPAINQARDMIKNGEIGDVLNFKALMLHSGYLDPKRPMSWKMRFDTSGGGSIIDLGIHLIDAVRFMLGEVDEVRANSKTYFKERPVSKTVGDYEEVDVDDWTEVRITMKNGAWGTVETSRISAEIEEETQFLIYGTKGSIKISTKEPRYAHLYVKNENQYTIGAYKNKSIFSKYLETIYPDPKYSLGFMVDMHLASLMNFFLNIVEGKIVHKETPTFDEAYKSQLVIDKIIESAKDDGSLIKL